ACGGACCTCCTGGAAGAGGCGTGAGCTCATCCCGCCACCGAGCACCTGGTCGACCACCGCGAGCGCGTAACGGTCGGGGTCGTCGCGAGGAAGCGCGCGCATGCCGAGGACGAGGTGCGCCTGCTCGAGCGGGCGCTCGATGACCATCACCGGCCGCGGCTCCTCTGGGCTGTCTGTGCCGTCGACGCGCCGAGCGCGGGAGTGGGGAGTGCGCGCAGGGAGCGCGTCCTCGATCATCTTCACCACATCGTCATGCTCGACGTTCCCCGCTACCGCGACCACCACGTTCGCGGGGTGATAGTGCGTGCGGTGGTACACCACAATCGCGTCGCGCGGCATCGCCGCGATCGTTTCCTGCGTACCCGCGATCCCGCGCCCGAGCGGATGACCCGGGAACAGCGCGTTGGCGAACAGATCGTGGACGAGATCGTCGGGCGTGTCATCGCGCATCCGGATCTCTTCGAGGATCACCTGGCGCTCCGAATCGACGTCGTCGGAACGCAGGGCCGGCGACCACACGATGTCGGACAGGATGTCGAGCGCGAGCGGCAGGTGGCGGTCGGGCACGCGCACGTAGAACTGCGTGACCTCCTGACCGGTGGCCGCGTTCATGTCACCGCCGATCGACTCGACCGCCTCGGCGATCTGCACCGCCCGGCGCGCTTCGGTGCCTTTGAACAAGAGGTGTTCGAGGAAGTGACTCGCCCCGGCCAGTTCGTCGGGTTCGTCGCGCGAGCCCGTACCGATCCAGAAACCGACCGCGACCGAGCGGAGTGCAGGCAGTCGTTCGGTGACGATCCGCAGTCCGGACTCGAGGCGCGAACGACTGATGCCGGATGCGTCGTCGACCATTCCGCCGATCATCGACTCCGAACCCCGTCTGGTTGAGGAGCGAACGGGGCTCTCGCGGCGAGCGAAGCGACGGAGGAGCGCAGCTCGCTCGCCAGCGAGCGAACGGCCGCGAGCCGGGTACCCCGGCGCGCAGTGAGCGAGCGAATAGTCAGGGCCGGCGGCGGCGGCGTTGGCCACCGCGGTCGCCCCCGCGGTCGCCCCCGGGCCGCCCGCCACCGGTGCGCGCGCCGCCCGAGCGGCTGATCTCGGCGGGGCCGAGGTCGCCGAACTCGTCCTTGGCCTGAGATTCCCAGAACTCGTCGAACGAGGCGACATCGGCATCGGCGCTCGCCCGAGTGCGTTCTCCGTTGGGACGGTCGCCACCCTCGCCGTCGCCGCCACGATCCCGCGGCGCACGCGACTCCCGGGGCGCACGCCCGGTGCCGCCGCCGTCGTGGTCACCGCCACCACCACCGGCACTCCTGTCGGCACTCCTGTCGGCACTCCTGTCGGCACTCCTGTCAGAGCTCCTGTCGGCGCTCGTGTCGTCGGCAA
This portion of the Acidimicrobiia bacterium genome encodes:
- a CDS encoding pitrilysin family protein, whose protein sequence is MIGGMVDDASGISRSRLESGLRIVTERLPALRSVAVGFWIGTGSRDEPDELAGASHFLEHLLFKGTEARRAVQIAEAVESIGGDMNAATGQEVTQFYVRVPDRHLPLALDILSDIVWSPALRSDDVDSERQVILEEIRMRDDTPDDLVHDLFANALFPGHPLGRGIAGTQETIAAMPRDAIVVYHRTHYHPANVVVAVAGNVEHDDVVKMIEDALPARTPHSRARRVDGTDSPEEPRPVMVIERPLEQAHLVLGMRALPRDDPDRYALAVVDQVLGGGMSSRLFQEVREQRGLAYSVFSYRSAFEETGALAVYCGTSPERVDEVLGVVRGELDRLIADGGITEGELERAKGHMTGSLALSLESSSSRMHRIGRSELTLGEVPEIDEVVARVEAIGDDDIARVIDRVLAAGRRSLAVVGPVTEDLARQ